In the genome of Hyalangium ruber, the window GACACGCTGAGGCCCATGGCCACGGCGGCGCGCGTGGTGAGCCCCCTGGGCGAGCGGATGATCCTCAACGCCGCGTTCCTGGTGTCCCGCGAGCGGGAGGCCGCCTTCGACGCGAAGGTGCGTGCCCTGGCCGCGCGCTTCGAGCTGCTCACCTTCCAGTTCACCGGGCCGTGGGCGCCCTACCACTTCGTGGACATCCGCCTGCGGCTGGAGCACCTCACCTCACCGTGAGAGCGGCGTGAGCTTCGCGGGGATCTCCACCTGAAGGGTCTGCTCCTGCTCGCCCATGGTGAGCGGGACGCGGAAGGCACCCTCCTCCCCCATCAGCACCACCAGGGTGTACACGCCCGGGCCAATGTCCTCGAAGCGCAGACCGCCCTCTTCCCGGCGGCCCGCCCGGTACCCACCGCTCTCGGGGATGTGCGCCCCCGTGGGGAGGAAGCCCGCGCGGGCGGCCTTTCCGATGTTGACCTGGCTGGGGAGGTCTCCCACGAAGAGCAGGGCGCCGTAGGGCTTCTTCGCGCCCTGGAAGCGCACGTGGAGCGGGGACACGACCGCGGGCTCGAGGAAGTCCACTTGCGGGGAGACCTTGGGGTCCATCCACATCAGCCGGTAGTGATAGAAGCGCGGCAGGGGCGGCGTGTAGACCAAGAGCTGGACCGAGCAGAGCCCTCCCGCGAGGCCCTGGGGGATGTGGAACTCGCCTCCGGGCTGGAGCTGCATCTGCTCACTGCCGCCCGCCTCACAGTGTGCCTGCACGCTTCCCATCTGGGGTTGCCCCTTGGCGTTCAGCACCTTGCCGCTCACCCCGATGCCAGCCTCCAGCGCGACCTGGAGCTCGGTCTGCCGCTTGTCCAGGTGGGCCCGCTTGGAGAGGAAGCTCTGGTTCTCAATACTCAGGTCGAGCGGCCTGGCCGGATACTCCGTGAGCTCCGCCCAGCCGTCGGGGCCATGTCGGAATACGCGGCCCGACCCCTCCTCCTCCGTCGCTTCCACGGTGATCATGGCATGGGGCAGCGTCGCGCCATTCCGCTCGTCGGTGACGCGCACCTTCCGCAGCAGCTCAGGCTCCATCCGGAGCTTGCCCATGTCGACATCCTTCTCCGGCTCGACGGTGATGGTGCGATAGAGCCGGGCCATGCCGGGCGCGGAGAAGCACATGCGCCGCGGGCCCACCTCGCAGGCGGGGAGATCGAAGCGCCCATCGGGCGAGGAGGACGTGTACCCACCGCAGCCGGGCAGCAGATCCGCCACGGGAGAGCCGTCCTGTTTCACCACGCTCCCGAACACCCTCCCACAGCTCTTCATCCGCACGGTGATCGGCTCGTCGCCCGGTCTGACCGCTCGGTCGGACTCCGTGGTGATGAACCCATAGGCGCTCACCTCCAGCCGGTAGGGCATGTCCGGCACGCCCTTGAACTCGAAGCGCCCGAAGTCGTCGGCGGTCTCCTCGGTGCTCGGACCGTGCTCGGGCGCCTCGGGAAGACGGGCGCCCGGCTCTACCTTGAGCTTCACCCGCGCCTGCTTCACCGGAGCCCCCCTCTTGTCCACCACCACGCCGGAGAGGGTGCGCAGGGTCTTCAGCTTCAGCTCCACGCCATCGCGGTCCTTCCGGAGGGGCACGGAGAGCGACGCATCGGCGGCGACCTTGCGCCCAGGCCCCGGGGCCTCGACCGCCGCGTAGAGCGAGTAGACGGCGGGAGGCAGCTGCTCCAGCAGGAACCGTCCGTCACCGTCGGTCTTCCCCTGGCGGCCTCGGGTGCCAGGAAAGCCACAATCGATGGGGGGCCCCTCGGGCAGCGCGCTGTCGCAGATCGCCACCACGAGGGCAGCGCGCGCGGGCTTGCCATTCGGGTCGAGTACGCGACCGCTGATGCGCAGCAGCGGCTCGGCGCCCTGAGCCGCCAGTGGCAGCGCCATAAACAGCAGGGCCAGCGCGACACCGAAGGCGCGCTGGCGCCGGGACTGCTCGAGCGGCAAGGTTCGCATGGCCCGCCAGCATAGCGCGGGACGCGGGTGCCTAGCCTCCGGAGGCGGCTCCCGAGGCCACCTTCGCGGCCTCGGTGGCGAGCGTGTCCACGCCAGTGTGCAGCTTCGCCCAGCCCGGGGTGTGCTCGGTGCGCGCGAAGAAGTCACCCTTGTCGCCGCGCGCCACGATGACGTGGCCCACCACCTTGGCGCCAAGCTTGTACTCCACGCGGAACACCTCTTCCGGAGCGCCGCCGGGCGGCTCGTCGCCCCGGCCGACGAAGTCCATCGGTAGCAGCCGCCACACGCGATCGTGCCAGTTGCGCGCGAACTCATCCGGCTTGTCCGGGGCGCCCTGCGGCGCCACCGTCACCGGGGCCGGGGGCTTGCCGCTCACGACGAACGCGCGCGAGTTCTTGCCCTGGGTCACCGTGAAGGCGTCGTACTCGCCCTGCTCGAAGGCGTGCATCCGGCGATCCACGAGGCGGCTCGAGGCGCCCTCCAGGTCCGGGAGGACGGTCGGCCCCAGCAGGAACACCCGGCCATCGTCGCGGCGCAGGTAGGGGCTGCCCCAGGAGTTGCCCGAGGGCGTGGCCAGGACGAAGGCATGCTCGCGGCCATCCACCGTCAGCGTCAGCTTGCGCGGGCTGTTGGTGAGCCCCAGCTCCTCCTGCTTCTTGGCGTCCAGCTCGCCCAGGGCCCGGGTGGCCTTCAGGGGCGCGAGGCGGGCGAAGAAGTTCCGCGCCGTCTCGTTGCCGCGCAGCTCACGCGGCGGGGGCGGCGGAGGCGGCGCGGCCGGAGTGCCGGCATCCGCGCCTCCCGTGGGAGCCCCCACGCCACCATCCGCGCCGGTGCCCGGCACGCCCCCATCCCCCACGCCCCCGTCGGTCGCGGTGGGCTTGGGCGCGGGAGGCGGAGGCGGCTTCTCACCGAGCCGCACCCAGACGGTGTCCTCATCGCTCGCGTCGCGGTACAGCTCCACGGAGCGGGTCGCATCGTCGTAGCGGATGCGCTGCAGCGCCCGCTTGGAGACATCCAGCACCGTCACCTCGCCGGGCATGCCCTCGGGCTCGCGCTGCCAGACGAAGAAGGCGGCCACCAGGCCCACCACGGCGAGCCCGGCCTGCAACGTCACGCCTCGCACGTTCATCGCGCACCTCCTTCCGGCGCGACGCGCGGGCCACGCTTGCCCCGCCGCCGCGTCACGAAGAAGCCCACCCCCAGCACCACCGCCGGCGCCAGCAGCACCGTGGCGTAGAACCAGAGCACGTCCTGCTCTCGGGTGTGCTGGATGGGCACGTCCTCCTCACTGGATACCGCGCCCGCCAGCGCCTCTTCCCCGGTGAGCCAGCGCAGCGTGTCCAGCGCCAGGTAGGCATTGCCCAGGTTCGGCAGCACGCCATCGGCCAGCGCATCCGAGTCGCCCATCACCACCGCCCGCATGCCCTCCTTGCTGCCCTGGATCGGCTTGTCGATCGCCATCACCAGGGGCCAGGCGCGGCGATCCTCGCCCTCGTCCTCGGTGAAGTTCCGGTTCTTGTCCACGAACGTGGCCTCGTGCGCCCGCACCGACACGTCCAGCCCCAGGCCCTGCTGCGGGTTGCTGCGCGTCTCGAAGGCCCCCGAGCCCAGGAAGGCCACCGGCGCCTGCCCTCCCAGCGAGGCCAGCGTGGAGACGGACGGGTGCGAGGAGTACGCCGCCGTGGCCAGGTTCGCCCGGTCGCTCTGCTGCCGCGTGGCGCGGAAGTACACCTGGTCGTTGGCCAGCAGCGTGTTCACGTACCGCACGCCCAGCGGCTCCACCAGCGCGTCATAGCTGGGGCCCTCCGGCTCCAGCGCCAGCCACAGCCGCCCGCCCTTGTTCAGGTACTCCCGCAGGGCGTTGATCTCCTCCTGGAGGAACTCCTTCGTGGGGCCGATGATGGCCACCACCGCCGCGTCGCGCGGCACCTCCGAGCCCAGCCCCTCGGCCACGCCCAGCGGCTGGACCTCCACGTTCTGCGCGCGCATCAGCTCCTTGAGCTGGCCGATACCGGGGCGCGGCGTCTCTCCGGGCGCCGCCTTGCCGTCCCCGCGCTCGCCATGGCCGGTGGTGAGGTAGAGCACCCGCCGGGGCCGCGCCACCGTGAGCAGCCGCTTCTGCACCTCCTGGTCCAGCCGCTGCAACTGCCCGCGCGCCCGGTCGATCTCCAGCCCCACCGTGAGCACCTCGCGCTGCTCGCCGCGCGAGAAGACGACCACGCCGTTGGTGCTGACGCCCAGCGTGCGCGCCCGCGACGGCTCGACGGCCTGGTCCAGCCGCTCCACCTGGAGCTGCGGCGCGTCCTGGCCCAGCTCGCGGAAGTACTGCGCCACCGCCTCGCCCACCTCGTTGGCCGGAGGGAAGAAGAGCGTCACCTGCAGGGGCTCATTGAGGCCCTGGATGAGCTTGCGCGTGGACTCCCCTGGCTTCGCGGTGCGGAAGTAGGACAGGTCCCACGTCTTGTCGAGCTGGGTGGCCACGTACATGGCCGAGAAGGAGAAGATGAGGACGAAGGCCGTACCCAGGCCCGAGAAGAGCGCCCCATGGGCCCGCTCCGTCTCCAGCACCGGCGCGCGCGCCATGGCGGCGGCGGAGGCCTCCAGCAGCGCCAGCGGCAACAGCGAGAGGACGAGCAGCGCCGGGAAGAGCGCCTGGGACACCACCGCCAGCTTCGGCGAGGACTGGGACAGCGCCGTGCCCAGCAGCCGCGTGCCCAGCTCCGACTGGGCGGTGTAGAGCAGCAGCCCCACGAAGCCCACCACGTAGCAGAGCAGCGCCCAGCGCCACAGCACCTTGCGCCCACCGCTCGCCTGCGCCATGCGCGTGGCCGCCCAGCCCACCACGGCCAGCAGCAGCACGGTGCGCGCGACGACGATGGCGGTCAGCGCGGTGCCCGCGCCAGCGATGCGCTCGAGCACGAGCCCACCCACCAACACCACGGCGAACACCAGCGACAGCACGAGACTGCTTCCACGGGGGTTCATCGCCACCTCCGCGCTTCCAGCACCCGCGTGGCCGCGAAGAGCGCCACGTAGGTGAGCAGCAGGTAGTAGGCCACGTCCCGCAGGTGTACCAGGCCGGCCTGGAACGGCGGGAAGTGCTGGTTCCACAGCGACAGCGCGCTGAACACGCTGGAGAGCGGCTGCTCGGTGATGCGCGCCAGCAGCCAGCAGAGAATCAGTGCCACCAGCATGCACGCGGTGATGATGGCCGCCATGAGCTGGTTCTTCGCCAGCGCCGAGCCGAACGTGCCCACCGCCAGCGACGCGCTGCCCAGCAGCAGCAGGCCCGCGTAGCCGGCGACGATGTGCCCCACCGACACCTTGCCATGCACCATCACCAGCAACGGCATGTAGAGCGTACACAGCAGGTACACCGCCAGGAACGCCAGCCCCGCCAGGTACTTGCCCAGGACGATGTCCCGG includes:
- a CDS encoding ABC transporter permease, with the protein product MKALLIARREIAGYLRTLSGYIIVAVILAVNGLFFNAFALGKAAERSATVLSNFFYYSSGFTIVASVFISMRLLAEERQAGTLPLLYSSPVRDRDIVLGKYLAGLAFLAVYLLCTLYMPLLVMVHGKVSVGHIVAGYAGLLLLGSASLAVGTFGSALAKNQLMAAIITACMLVALILCWLLARITEQPLSSVFSALSLWNQHFPPFQAGLVHLRDVAYYLLLTYVALFAATRVLEARRWR
- a CDS encoding carboxypeptidase-like regulatory domain-containing protein, translated to MRTLPLEQSRRQRAFGVALALLFMALPLAAQGAEPLLRISGRVLDPNGKPARAALVVAICDSALPEGPPIDCGFPGTRGRQGKTDGDGRFLLEQLPPAVYSLYAAVEAPGPGRKVAADASLSVPLRKDRDGVELKLKTLRTLSGVVVDKRGAPVKQARVKLKVEPGARLPEAPEHGPSTEETADDFGRFEFKGVPDMPYRLEVSAYGFITTESDRAVRPGDEPITVRMKSCGRVFGSVVKQDGSPVADLLPGCGGYTSSSPDGRFDLPACEVGPRRMCFSAPGMARLYRTITVEPEKDVDMGKLRMEPELLRKVRVTDERNGATLPHAMITVEATEEEGSGRVFRHGPDGWAELTEYPARPLDLSIENQSFLSKRAHLDKRQTELQVALEAGIGVSGKVLNAKGQPQMGSVQAHCEAGGSEQMQLQPGGEFHIPQGLAGGLCSVQLLVYTPPLPRFYHYRLMWMDPKVSPQVDFLEPAVVSPLHVRFQGAKKPYGALLFVGDLPSQVNIGKAARAGFLPTGAHIPESGGYRAGRREEGGLRFEDIGPGVYTLVVLMGEEGAFRVPLTMGEQEQTLQVEIPAKLTPLSR
- a CDS encoding Gldg family protein, with translation MNPRGSSLVLSLVFAVVLVGGLVLERIAGAGTALTAIVVARTVLLLAVVGWAATRMAQASGGRKVLWRWALLCYVVGFVGLLLYTAQSELGTRLLGTALSQSSPKLAVVSQALFPALLVLSLLPLALLEASAAAMARAPVLETERAHGALFSGLGTAFVLIFSFSAMYVATQLDKTWDLSYFRTAKPGESTRKLIQGLNEPLQVTLFFPPANEVGEAVAQYFRELGQDAPQLQVERLDQAVEPSRARTLGVSTNGVVVFSRGEQREVLTVGLEIDRARGQLQRLDQEVQKRLLTVARPRRVLYLTTGHGERGDGKAAPGETPRPGIGQLKELMRAQNVEVQPLGVAEGLGSEVPRDAAVVAIIGPTKEFLQEEINALREYLNKGGRLWLALEPEGPSYDALVEPLGVRYVNTLLANDQVYFRATRQQSDRANLATAAYSSHPSVSTLASLGGQAPVAFLGSGAFETRSNPQQGLGLDVSVRAHEATFVDKNRNFTEDEGEDRRAWPLVMAIDKPIQGSKEGMRAVVMGDSDALADGVLPNLGNAYLALDTLRWLTGEEALAGAVSSEEDVPIQHTREQDVLWFYATVLLAPAVVLGVGFFVTRRRGKRGPRVAPEGGAR